One genomic window of Pirellulales bacterium includes the following:
- a CDS encoding dockerin type I domain-containing protein produces MAATICACLLDGPHSARAVDLMGLAQSAAIDQPQVYMSLSNSAGGTPIEGQTEDPDPSDPFGTVPTIGIQAYLDTGSSGLLISTATAQAWGLANSTYNGQTVTFNDIGVGGTAVFNVSLPLYAGVAPYTPTTNTENAAGYLPVTSGGTQTSLRLEIGPADTGNDTLTGDLDDSFLEDIDVVGMPALAGKVMVVDARSSNGVMTQLANPAPGTDPLDYLLTNPTALDDLSLKTYVYNSGTPFRPSTINTDPGIPTTNLHVKLSYADFTGFTTIAPGGAPGPTLAHNPFIGPNPLAPAGTDHTPPVRITFEVPDTANPAKMDTLATTGSFLFDTGAGSSFISENLAAKLHVRYRSGTEGTDDPELEIFNPANPSAPGTLLTNQFQESVGGIGGDVTVAGFYLDSLIIPTQEANPSYWTDPRNIRFAGTRTAGGQQDVLGPPVLVQNITATKGSQSITLDGDLGVNFLVGSLNLSGDIDDLSIGGFAPGAFDWLTFDEAAGALGLQLNSAFHIAGDFNLDGKLTNADTQAMLNAFKNIPAFEAAHHLSNADWLDLADVNRDGVVNEADLKYLMNLLTGSKLYLAGDFNFDGKLTSADLQAMLNAFQNISSFEAAHDLSDAAWEQLGDVNGDGTVNFSDELALMKLLDGASSGGSSGSSSLSAVPEPPTAMLASLAVVGLVLSGRKAGAFRFLAPAPPAQFSAAWVRQSKRRAEFL; encoded by the coding sequence TTGGCAGCGACGATCTGCGCGTGCCTGCTGGATGGTCCCCACTCTGCCCGGGCGGTCGATTTGATGGGATTGGCGCAATCAGCGGCCATCGATCAGCCGCAGGTATACATGTCGCTGAGCAATTCGGCAGGCGGCACGCCGATTGAAGGGCAAACGGAAGATCCCGACCCAAGCGACCCGTTTGGAACCGTGCCGACCATCGGCATTCAGGCCTATCTTGATACAGGCTCTAGCGGCCTACTCATCAGCACGGCCACGGCCCAAGCTTGGGGACTGGCGAATTCCACTTACAACGGGCAAACCGTCACTTTCAACGACATCGGCGTCGGCGGGACCGCGGTCTTTAATGTCTCGCTGCCGCTGTATGCCGGTGTCGCTCCTTATACGCCAACCACCAATACGGAAAATGCCGCCGGCTATCTGCCCGTGACCAGTGGGGGAACCCAAACAAGTTTGCGATTAGAAATCGGGCCGGCCGATACCGGCAACGATACGTTGACCGGCGATTTGGACGATTCGTTTTTGGAAGATATCGACGTGGTGGGCATGCCGGCCTTGGCGGGCAAAGTGATGGTGGTCGATGCTCGCAGCAGCAACGGGGTGATGACGCAGTTAGCAAATCCGGCGCCGGGGACCGATCCGCTGGATTATCTACTGACAAATCCGACGGCGCTGGATGATTTGTCGTTAAAAACCTATGTGTACAACTCCGGCACACCTTTTCGTCCCAGCACAATCAACACCGATCCCGGCATTCCCACCACGAATTTGCACGTGAAGCTGAGTTACGCCGATTTCACCGGCTTCACCACGATAGCGCCGGGCGGCGCTCCCGGACCGACACTGGCGCACAATCCGTTCATTGGGCCCAATCCTTTAGCGCCGGCTGGAACCGATCACACCCCGCCGGTGCGCATTACATTCGAAGTGCCCGATACGGCCAATCCCGCCAAGATGGACACGCTGGCCACCACCGGTAGTTTCCTGTTCGACACGGGAGCGGGCTCCTCGTTCATTTCGGAAAACTTGGCCGCCAAACTGCATGTGCGCTATCGCAGCGGAACCGAAGGAACCGACGATCCAGAGCTGGAGATTTTTAATCCCGCCAATCCGTCGGCGCCGGGCACGCTGTTAACCAATCAATTTCAAGAATCGGTCGGCGGCATCGGCGGCGATGTGACCGTGGCCGGGTTTTATCTCGATTCGCTCATCATTCCCACCCAGGAAGCCAACCCCAGCTACTGGACCGATCCCCGGAATATCCGCTTCGCCGGCACACGCACGGCCGGCGGCCAGCAAGACGTGCTGGGCCCGCCGGTGTTGGTGCAAAACATTACTGCTACGAAAGGGTCGCAATCGATCACGCTGGACGGCGACCTGGGAGTGAATTTTTTGGTCGGAAGCCTGAACTTGTCGGGCGATATCGATGATTTAAGCATCGGCGGCTTTGCACCCGGTGCGTTTGACTGGCTGACGTTCGACGAGGCTGCCGGCGCCCTCGGCTTGCAATTGAACAGCGCCTTCCACATCGCCGGCGATTTCAACCTCGATGGCAAGCTAACCAACGCCGACACCCAAGCCATGCTCAACGCCTTCAAAAATATCCCCGCCTTCGAAGCGGCCCACCACTTGTCCAACGCCGACTGGCTCGACCTGGCCGACGTCAACCGCGATGGCGTGGTGAACGAAGCCGACCTGAAATATCTCATGAATCTTTTGACCGGCAGCAAACTTTACCTGGCCGGCGATTTTAACTTCGACGGCAAACTAACCAGCGCCGACTTACAAGCCATGCTCAATGCGTTCCAAAACATCTCTAGCTTCGAGGCAGCCCACGATTTGTCCGACGCGGCTTGGGAACAACTGGGCGACGTCAACGGCGACGGAACTGTAAATTTTTCCGACGAATTGGCGCTGATGAAGCTGCTAGACGGCGCCAGTAGCGGCGGGAGCAGCGGTTCCAGTTCGCTGAGTGCAGTGCCTGAACCACCGACCGCAATGCTGGCGAGCCTGGCCGTGGTAGGGCTGGTGTTGAGCGGCCGTAAAGCTGGCGCCTTTAGGTTTCTTGCTCCAGCACCCCCAGCACAATTTTCCGCAGCTTGGGTTCGGCAATCGAAGCGGCGTGCAGAATTTCTTTGA
- a CDS encoding purine-nucleoside phosphorylase gives MLELYHQIQEAVTAIGKKWSGRPQAGIILGTGLGALAREIEAEATIPYAEIPHFPQSTAISHAGVLVCGRLAGAPVVAMEGRVHSYEAQPHQKITFPVRVMKFLGADLLIVSNACGGMNPQYRVGDVMVIDDHINLMGGNPLIGVNDDRLGPRFPDMSRAYTPELVERALEVARRENFVAHRGVFVAVSGPNLETRAEYRFLRTIGADCVGMSTVPECIVAVHSGMRVLGLSAITDMCFPDTLKPVEIKEILHAASIAEPKLRKIVLGVLEQET, from the coding sequence ATGCTTGAGTTGTACCATCAAATTCAGGAAGCGGTGACGGCCATTGGCAAGAAATGGTCGGGACGGCCGCAGGCGGGCATTATTTTGGGGACGGGCTTGGGGGCCTTGGCGCGCGAGATCGAAGCCGAGGCGACCATTCCGTACGCAGAGATTCCGCACTTTCCGCAATCGACGGCCATTAGCCACGCCGGTGTGTTGGTGTGCGGGCGACTGGCGGGGGCGCCAGTGGTAGCGATGGAAGGCCGCGTGCATTCGTACGAAGCGCAGCCACACCAAAAAATTACCTTCCCTGTGCGGGTGATGAAATTTTTAGGGGCCGATTTGCTGATCGTCTCCAATGCCTGCGGCGGCATGAATCCGCAATACCGCGTCGGCGACGTGATGGTCATCGACGATCACATTAATTTGATGGGGGGCAATCCGCTGATCGGCGTCAACGACGATCGGCTGGGTCCGCGCTTTCCGGACATGAGCCGGGCTTACACGCCGGAATTGGTCGAGCGGGCGCTGGAAGTGGCCCGGCGCGAAAATTTTGTGGCCCATCGGGGCGTGTTTGTGGCGGTAAGCGGGCCGAATTTGGAAACGCGGGCCGAGTATCGTTTTTTGCGAACCATTGGGGCCGATTGCGTGGGGATGTCGACCGTGCCGGAATGCATTGTGGCCGTACACAGCGGGATGCGGGTATTGGGTTTGTCGGCGATTACCGACATGTGCTTTCCGGATACATTGAAACCGGTCGAGATCAAAGAAATTCTGCACGCCGCTTCGATTGCCGAACCCAAGCTGCGGAAAATTGTGCTGGGGGTGCTGGAGCAAGAAACCTAA
- a CDS encoding tetratricopeptide repeat protein translates to MTPGEENPSPQRDSSNLEASSSNAASVVHCTTSGWIGNLDQAGFEVAFYERILQRQPHDVRVLKLLGELYARQGRHDLALVIDQQLAGLLPDDSLVRYNLACSLAMQDAPDAALVALASALELGYNDFSHLEVDPDLNRLRGLPEFQALLRKYGLDG, encoded by the coding sequence ATGACCCCCGGCGAAGAAAATCCCTCACCGCAGCGTGATTCTTCCAATCTCGAGGCCTCTTCTTCGAACGCGGCCTCGGTGGTTCATTGTACGACGAGCGGGTGGATTGGAAATCTGGACCAAGCCGGTTTCGAAGTGGCGTTTTACGAGCGCATTTTGCAGCGGCAGCCCCACGACGTGCGGGTGCTGAAACTGTTGGGCGAGTTGTACGCTCGACAGGGGCGGCACGATTTGGCGCTGGTGATCGATCAACAACTGGCGGGGTTGCTTCCCGACGACAGCCTTGTGCGGTACAACCTGGCTTGCAGCCTGGCCATGCAAGATGCGCCGGACGCAGCATTGGTGGCCCTGGCCAGCGCGCTGGAGTTAGGCTACAACGACTTTAGTCATTTGGAAGTCGACCCCGATTTGAATCGGCTCCGTGGGTTGCCGGAATTTCAGGCGCTGTTGCGGAAATATGGGTTGGACGGCTGA